The following proteins are encoded in a genomic region of Agelaius phoeniceus isolate bAgePho1 chromosome 17, bAgePho1.hap1, whole genome shotgun sequence:
- the PI3 gene encoding elafin, with translation MLVSRTAHARTPRGHGSMKAVAALLLVGMLILWAELPTGSAWSCPPVRIICALHNPPNQCFLDRHCPRGKKCCRTFCGRKCLSKPPSIPVSYV, from the exons ATGTTGGTGTCCCGCACCGCCCACGCTCGCACGCCTCGGGGACACGGCAGCATGAAGGCGGTGGCCGCCCTGCTCCTGGTGGGGATGCTCAtcctctgggcagagctgccgACAG GCAGCGCCTGGTCCTGCCCCCCGGTGCGCATCATCTGCGCCCTGCACAACCCGCCCAATCAGTGCTTCCTAGACCGGCACTGCCCCCGCGGCAAGAAGTGCTGCCGCACCTTCTGCGGGAGGAAATGCCTCTCCAAGCCACCCTCCATCCCCGTCTCCTACG TGTGA